A genome region from Manihot esculenta cultivar AM560-2 chromosome 5, M.esculenta_v8, whole genome shotgun sequence includes the following:
- the LOC110615870 gene encoding protein indeterminate-domain 12 — protein sequence MFPAAISNSTSLSEDASVSSGNRVQDFCGLNPVVSAVSPQQQQQQQPKIKKKRSLPGNPDPDAEVIALSPKTLLATNRFVCEICNKGFQRDQNLQLHRRGHNLPWKLKQRNSKEIKKRAYVCPEPSCVHHHPSRALGDLTGIKKHYCRKHGEKKWKCEKCSKIYAVQSDWKAHSKTCGTREYRCDCGTLFSRKDSFITHRAFCDALAEESARLSAHQLVSTNPIPQSLLLQNPQPHPSFFPLTTHHHHPLSLNPWDPPPQNPSNPQNPVQVKPESHHFQLPPLFQEQPPSLSTHKGLITSSFQSLSNPAASASSHHLSATALLQQAATVGATQAVGQSHMTQLDMGDLGTVSQAATDSVSQISRQGSYLGNLAAWQKNDHLTRDFLGLTGDGHVGNGNVGNGNGGVNVSMNVREILTYTGGVGLQQYSERDHTLLKPHGFGFPQQPASETWGDC from the exons ATGTTCCCTGCAGCCATCTCCAATTCAACTTCTTTGTCTGAGGATGCTAGTGTTTCTTCCGGTAATAGAGTTCAGGATTTTTGCGGCTTAAATCCAGTGGTTTCCGCCGTTTCTCCtcaacagcagcagcagcagcaacccAAAATCAAGAAGAAGAGAAGCCTACCAGGAAACCCAG ACCCAGATGCTGAAGTGATAGCATTATCTCCAAAGACCTTATTAGCTACCAATAGATTTGTGTGTGAGATCTGCAACAAAGGGTTTCAGAGAGATCAGAATCTTCAACTTCACAGGAGAGGCCATAATCTTCCATGGAAGCTGAAGCAACGAAATAGTAAGGAGATCAAGAAGAGAGCCTACGTTTGCCCTGAGCCATCATGTGTTCACCACCATCCTTCAAGGGCTCTGGGTGACCTCACGGGTATCAAGAAACACTATTGCAGGAAACACGGGGAGAAGAAATGGAAGTGCGAAAAGTGTTCAAAGATCTACGCTGTTCAATCAGATTGGAAGGCTCACTCTAAAACCTGTGGAACTAGAGAGTATAGATGTGACTGTGGAACCCTTTTCTCcag GAAGGATAGCTTCATAACCCACAGGGCATTCTGTGATGCATTAGCAGAAGAAAGTGCAAGACTCTCAGCTCACCAATTAGTTTCTACAAATCCAATACCCCAATCTCTTCTTCTACAAAATCCACAACCCCACCCTTCTTTCTTCCCTCTTACTACCCATCATCATCATCCCCTGTCCCTCAACCCTTGGGACCCACCACCTCAAAACCCTAGCAACCCTCAAAACCCAGTTCAAGTCAAGCCTGAATCTCACCATTTCCAGCTTCCACCACTCTTCCAAGAACAGCCACCATCGTTGTCAACCCATAAGGGTTTGATAACCTCATCCTTCCAAAGCCTTTCAAACCCTGCAGCGTCAGCATCATCGCACCACCTTTCAGCCACTGCACTGCTCCAACAGGCTGCAACCGTGGGTGCAACTCAGGCAGTGGGTCAAAGTCACATGACGCAATTGGATATGGGGGACTTAGGGACGGTGAGTCAGGCAGCAACTGACTCAGTGAGTCAAATATCCCGTCAGGGATCTTACCTGGGCAATCTCGCTGCGTGGCAGAAGAATGACCATTTAACAAGAGACTTTCTGGGTCTGACCGGTGATGGCCACGTTGGCAATGGGAACGTAGGGAATGGGAATGGCGGTGTTAACGTTAGCATGAATGTTAGGGAAATACTAACATACACAGGTGGAGTAGGGTTGCAGCAATACAGTGAGAGAGACCATACGCTGTTGAAACCCCATGGTTTTGGATTTCCCCAGCAACCTGCCTCGGAAACGTGGGGTGACTGCTGA